A window of the Aquimarina spinulae genome harbors these coding sequences:
- a CDS encoding DUF2339 domain-containing protein: MGNNQDQIHQLLEKLEILLKKQQDFSTQIQNLKDEVYRLKTASTNQPDIKTENPIPVSPTAQATKESIKEQSSSVKPEAVQPALVKEEQPVIAKINKPKKKSNLEKFIGENLINKIGIVIIIIGVAIGAKYTIENDLIGPLTRIILGYLTGLGLLGIGMKLKKKYENFSAVLVSGAMAILYFITFLAYDLYGLIPQTLTFILMLLFTAFSVFAAIQYNKQIIAHIGLVGAYAVPFLLSDGSGRVVILFSYMAIINIGILIIAIKKYWKPLYFSSFLLTWIIFMSWYGDKYTIEEHFTLGFIFLTVFFITFYLMFLVYKLRKKESFKTIDVILQLSNSFIFYGIGFSMLNNHEYGKDLLGVFTLANAVIHFVVSVIVYRLKLADRNLFYFVSGMVLIFITIAFPVQLDGNWVTLLWAGEAALLFWIGRTKKVPIYEILSYPLWALTFFSLLHDWVVVYYRYSPTLPETRLMPVFNIYLMTSILCIVSFAFIYITHRKEKLSFPWPKQPWLYTMLTIGLALLLVCTTYFTFWIEIDSYWNQVYQDLDHHYISQNIDSTEQYTVLSDTRNFGAIWLINYSMLFLVILSFVNIKKIKNNVLGYITLSFMLLALFVFLTRGLYLLSEFRDSYLELKGTEFSAAAFSHIGIRYISFVFAAGLLFTFYKYVRQKFLGRTFKIAFEIILHCTLIWIVSSELIHWLDLSGYTETYKLGLSILWGVYALLLIVLGIWKRKKYLRVLAIIVFGITLIKLFFYDISHMETIAKTIVFLALGVLLLIISFLYNKYKHIIADETNSNKP; this comes from the coding sequence AACAACAAGATTTCTCGACTCAAATACAAAACCTTAAAGATGAAGTATATAGGCTAAAAACGGCATCGACCAACCAGCCTGATATAAAAACAGAAAATCCAATTCCTGTTTCACCTACAGCCCAAGCTACAAAAGAAAGTATCAAAGAACAATCCTCTTCGGTTAAGCCAGAGGCAGTGCAACCAGCATTAGTAAAAGAAGAACAGCCTGTTATTGCCAAAATAAATAAACCCAAAAAGAAATCTAACCTTGAAAAATTTATTGGAGAAAACTTAATCAATAAAATAGGTATTGTGATTATTATCATTGGTGTTGCTATTGGAGCAAAGTATACCATAGAAAATGATCTAATAGGACCATTAACCAGAATTATACTTGGGTATTTAACAGGATTAGGGCTTTTAGGAATTGGGATGAAACTAAAGAAAAAATATGAAAACTTTAGTGCCGTATTGGTTAGTGGTGCCATGGCTATTTTATATTTTATTACCTTTTTAGCATACGACTTATACGGCTTGATTCCGCAGACTTTGACATTTATTCTTATGCTATTATTTACGGCATTTTCCGTTTTTGCAGCAATACAATATAATAAGCAAATTATAGCTCATATAGGACTCGTAGGAGCCTATGCAGTTCCTTTTTTATTAAGTGACGGATCGGGTAGAGTAGTAATTCTGTTTAGTTATATGGCGATTATTAATATAGGTATTCTCATTATTGCCATCAAAAAATACTGGAAACCCCTTTACTTTTCGTCCTTTTTACTTACCTGGATCATTTTTATGTCATGGTATGGCGATAAATACACAATAGAAGAACATTTTACCCTTGGTTTTATATTTCTTACTGTCTTTTTTATCACATTCTATCTTATGTTTTTGGTGTACAAACTCAGAAAAAAAGAAAGCTTTAAAACCATTGATGTAATTCTACAATTATCTAATTCATTTATCTTTTATGGTATTGGATTTTCGATGTTAAACAATCACGAATACGGTAAGGATTTATTAGGTGTATTTACATTGGCGAATGCAGTAATTCATTTTGTAGTAAGTGTTATTGTGTATAGATTAAAACTAGCTGATCGCAACCTGTTTTATTTTGTATCTGGTATGGTTTTGATTTTTATTACGATTGCATTTCCTGTACAACTAGATGGAAATTGGGTTACATTACTATGGGCAGGAGAAGCAGCATTGCTATTTTGGATTGGGAGAACCAAAAAAGTACCGATATACGAAATTCTCTCATATCCGCTGTGGGCCTTAACTTTTTTTAGCCTTTTGCATGATTGGGTCGTGGTATATTATAGATATAGCCCAACACTACCAGAAACCAGGCTAATGCCAGTGTTTAATATTTATCTTATGACATCAATATTGTGTATTGTGTCTTTTGCATTTATCTATATCACACATCGTAAAGAGAAACTATCTTTCCCCTGGCCAAAGCAACCTTGGTTGTATACAATGCTTACCATAGGTTTAGCATTACTATTGGTATGTACTACCTACTTTACATTTTGGATAGAGATAGATAGTTATTGGAATCAGGTTTATCAAGATCTAGATCACCATTACATTTCCCAAAATATCGATAGTACAGAACAATATACAGTATTATCAGATACCAGAAATTTTGGAGCTATTTGGCTTATTAATTATAGTATGTTGTTTCTGGTTATTTTGTCTTTTGTGAATATCAAAAAAATTAAAAATAATGTTTTGGGGTATATCACTCTTAGTTTTATGTTGTTAGCTCTTTTTGTGTTTTTAACCAGAGGATTGTACTTGCTAAGCGAGTTTAGAGACAGTTATTTAGAATTAAAAGGAACAGAATTTAGTGCAGCAGCTTTTTCTCATATAGGTATACGATATATTTCTTTTGTATTTGCAGCAGGTTTGCTATTTACTTTTTATAAGTATGTACGGCAAAAATTTCTGGGTAGAACCTTTAAGATTGCTTTTGAAATTATACTACATTGTACATTAATCTGGATAGTGAGTAGCGAATTAATACATTGGTTAGACTTGTCGGGGTATACAGAAACATATAAGCTTGGATTAAGTATCTTATGGGGTGTTTATGCGTTATTGCTCATTGTTTTAGGAATATGGAAGCGAAAGAAGTATTTACGTGTCTTAGCAATTATAGTATTCGGAATTACACTTATAAAGTTATTCTTCTATGATATTTCACATATGGAAACTATTGCCAAAACTATTGTATTCTTAGCTTTAGGAGTGCTTCTTTTGATTATTTCATTTTTATACAATAAATACAAACATATTATTGCAGATGAAACCAATAGCAACAAACCTTAA
- a CDS encoding DUF3999 family protein produces MKKKIIKFLVLLISFGTYAQMDQYAYRSMLPEITDTWHAISLPDEIFSKVSPNLSDIRVFGITNKKDTIEAPYLLRLKTEKKSFTKIPFTILNTSFNEKGTYITLEIPTKQPINQIHLDFEQSNFDWLITLEGTQDRKEWYTIKDDYRILSIKNELTDYQFTTVRFPNAQYHYFRILIKSTKKPVLQSANVTRYEVKKANYKEYDIEKLNIKNPKGTKKTIIDVSLKTPVPVSYIGVEVQETFDYYRPISIRYVTDSIQTQQGSWKPRYRELSSGVLNSIEDNVFTNTSTIAQKFRIVIDNHDNQPLKINKVIVKGYQHELVTRFTNPGTYYLVYGNDKMKKPSYDLNYVSAKIPDEMTTLSPETQSTIGHEESSVTKPLFANKIWLWGIMGIVILLLGGFTLSMMKKK; encoded by the coding sequence ATGAAAAAGAAAATTATAAAATTCCTGGTGCTATTGATTAGCTTTGGGACTTATGCCCAGATGGACCAATATGCATATAGAAGTATGTTGCCAGAGATAACAGATACCTGGCATGCTATTAGTCTACCCGATGAAATATTTAGTAAAGTTTCACCAAATCTATCTGATATTAGAGTTTTTGGAATCACAAACAAGAAAGATACCATAGAAGCTCCTTACCTTTTAAGATTAAAAACCGAAAAAAAGTCCTTTACTAAAATACCTTTTACCATCTTAAATACCTCGTTTAATGAGAAAGGAACATATATTACATTAGAAATCCCAACTAAACAACCAATCAATCAGATTCATTTAGACTTTGAGCAATCTAATTTTGATTGGTTAATTACCTTAGAAGGAACTCAGGACCGTAAAGAATGGTATACCATAAAAGACGACTATCGTATACTTTCTATAAAAAATGAACTTACAGATTATCAATTCACTACAGTACGATTTCCTAATGCGCAGTACCACTATTTCAGGATACTGATAAAAAGTACTAAAAAACCAGTTTTACAATCGGCTAATGTAACCAGATATGAAGTTAAAAAGGCAAATTACAAGGAGTATGATATAGAAAAACTAAATATTAAGAATCCTAAGGGTACCAAAAAAACGATTATCGATGTAAGTCTTAAAACTCCAGTTCCTGTAAGTTATATTGGTGTCGAAGTACAAGAAACTTTTGATTACTATCGTCCTATATCTATTCGATATGTAACAGATAGTATACAGACTCAGCAGGGCAGTTGGAAACCCAGGTATAGAGAACTTAGTTCTGGAGTACTTAATTCTATAGAAGATAATGTATTTACCAATACGAGTACAATTGCTCAGAAATTTAGAATAGTGATTGATAATCATGACAATCAACCTTTAAAAATTAATAAAGTCATCGTTAAAGGATATCAACACGAACTTGTTACGCGTTTTACAAATCCGGGAACGTATTATTTGGTTTATGGAAATGATAAAATGAAAAAACCTTCATATGATCTTAATTATGTATCTGCCAAGATCCCAGATGAGATGACAACACTATCACCAGAAACACAGTCGACTATTGGTCACGAAGAATCTTCTGTAACAAAGCCTTTATTTGCTAATAAAATCTGGTTATGGGGTATAATGGGTATTGTGATCCTGTTGTTAGGAGGATTTACATTATCTATGATGAAGAAAAAATAA